CTCCATTCGAGCACGATGGTCAAGGCCGGGGTCTATCTCATCCTGCGGGTGTCGCCGATCATGGAGAACACCGCGGCGGCCAAGATGCTCACCCTCATCGGCGGAACGAGCTTCCTCATCGCCGCCCTGATCGCCATCTCCCAAAGCAACGCCAAAAAAGTGCTCGCCTATTCAACCATCTCCAACCTCGGCCTGATCGTCGCCTGCGCGGGGGTGAACACGGACGCGGCGGTGTGGTCGGCTCTGCTGCTGATCATCTTCCATGCGGTGGCCAAGTCGCTCCTCTTCCTCTGCGTGGGGATCATCGAATACAAGCTGGGAAGCCGGGATATCGAGGACATGGACTATCTCATCATGCGCCTGCCGAAGCTCACCGCGGTCATGATGATCGGAATGGCCGGGATGTTCCTCGCGCCTTTCGGCATGATCATCAGCAAGTTCATCACCCTCAAGGCCTTCGTCGAGAGCAATCCGGCCATGGTCGTCATCCTGGCCTACGGCAGCGCCGCCACGGTCTTATTCTGGACGAAATGGATGGGGAAGATCATGACCATCCGGCACGGGGTGGCCGAGGTGGTGGAGCACCGGGTGAGCCGCTGGGAATGGACCACCCTGGGGATCCTGGCCGTGGCCACGGTGGCGGTATGCCTCACCTTCCCTTTTATCTCCTTCCATGTCATCGACCCCTGGCTTCGGGAGCTATTCGGGACCGTCCCAGTGGTCGATACCTTCAACGTGCTGGTGGTCTTCGCCATCATGCTCGGCCTGCTGATCATTCTGCCCCTCGGCCTCCTCTACTACGCCTTTGTGGACAAGACCTACAAGCGGGTCGGCATCTACCTGGGAGGGGGGAATATCGACAATAACACCTTCGAGGGGGCGATGGCATCGACGCAGACTATCCAGATGAAGAACTACTATCTGGAGAGATATTTCGGCGAAGAGAGGCTGTTCAATGTCGGGCTGTTCGTTTCCCTGACGTTGACCTTCATCATGTTCGGGGCGGCGGCGATATGAACGGAATCAACGAGCTGATGAGTTCCCTGAACATCTTCGAGCGGATGCTGGCCTTCGTCCTGATCGCCCCGCTGGCGGGAGGAGTCCTGGCCGGGATCGACCGCAAGTTGAGCGCGCGCCTTCAGGGGAGGTACGGTCCGCCGGTGCTGCAGCCGTTCTTCGACGTCTTCAAGCTGTTTCGCAAGGAGCGGATCATCGTCAACAAGTTCCAGGACTTCACCATCGTCCTCTTTCTGCTCTTCACCGTCTTCTCGGGGGCCCTCTTCTTTTCCGGCGCCGACCTCCTGCTGACCGTCTTCAGCCTGGCCCTGGCCGGAACCTTCTTCATCCTGGGCGGCTTCTGCGTCGGCTCCCCCTTCAGCCACCTGGGGGCGCAACGGGAGATCCTCCAGATGGTCGCCTACGAGCCGATGGTCATTCTCATGGCGGTCGGCATGTACCAGGCGACCGGAAGCTTCAAGGTGGCGGAGATCACAAACTTTCAGGCGCCGCTGGTGCTCTGGCTCCCAGGGGTCTTTGCGGGCTTCCTGTACATTCTGACCATCAAGTTCCGCAAATCCCCCTTCGACCTTTCCATGTCTCATCACGCCCACCAGGAGATCGTCCGCGGGATCACCACCGAATTTTCCGGGCCGGCGCTGGTCCTCATCGAAATCAGCCACTGGTATGAAACCGTGCTGCTGCTCGGCATCGTCTACCTTTTCTTCGCCTTCAACCCCTGGCTCGCCTTCGCCGTGGCGGCGGCGGCCTTTTTGTTCGAGATCCTGATCGACATGTGCTACGCGCGCTTCAAGTGGCAGCTGACTTTCTTCAGTTCGTGGCTGTTCACGGCCGTGGCCGGGGTATCCAACATCCTCGTGCTCAGCCTGATGCGGTAAAGACGGGAGCAACGGATATGGGATGGTTCAAGCGTTCACCGTGGGTGCTTCACTACAACGCGACCAGCTGCAACGGCTGCGACATCGAGCTGATCGCCAGCCTGACCCCGCTCTACGACCTGGAGCGGTTCGGCATCATCAACACCGGCAACCCGAAGCATGCCGACATCCTGGCCGTCACCGGATCGGTTAACGGGAACAGCGGCAAAGTGGTGCGCAACCTCTACGACCAGATGCCGAACCCGAAGGCCGTGATAGCCGTCGGGATCTGCGCCACCTCCGGGTGTGTGTTCCAGGACTGCTACAACGTGCAGGGGGGGGTCGACAAAGTCCTGCCGGTGGATGTCTACGTCCCGGGGTGCGCCGCCCGGCCGGAATCGATCATCGACGGCGTGCTCCAGGCCTGCGAGATATTGGAGGAGAAATATGCGCAGCGGAAGCGGGTGGCGAAATCATGAGTGGCTTTACAGAGGATGGACGGGGAATGGGATAAATGCGGAAAACCGTATCACGCGGATAACTTCGGATAAAAATCTGATTCAGGATCGAATCGCTTGATCCGCCATTATCCGAATTTATCAGATTTTATCCGCGTGCCATTGGTGTTGTGGTTCTTCTCTGTTTGGCACCCGCTAGTCACTTCAGATAACGTCGGTGCACAACAGAAACAAGGAATTGAGGATGACTGAACTCCAGGAAATCATCCCGATAGACAAATCCGACCTCGTCGGTCTCGTGGCCGAGATGTTCGCCGAGGGGTATCGGCTGGTGCAGATCGGCTGCTCGACCTTGGCGGACGGCTACGAGCTCACCTGGTCCTTCGACCGGGACTATCGCTTCCGCAGCCTGCGGATCACCGCGGCGCCGGAGGAGGAGGTGCCGAGCATCAGCGTTATCTACCCGAATGCCTTCCTGTACGAAAACGAAATCCATGACCTGTTCGGCGTGGTCATCACCCACATCGCCGTCGATTACCGGGGCTCCCTCTACCGGACGGCGATCGGCAAGCCCTTCAGTGTCGACAATGTCAAGCTGCCGGAGCCTCCGAAGCGGAAGGCTCCGGTATCCGGGGAAAAGCCGGAAACAGGATTGATTGGCGGTTCACACAAACAACAAGGAGAGAACGAATGAAAAAGCAAATCCCGTATTCGTGCAAAGTCGCAGTCTTTTTCTCGGCACTGTTCCTGCTGGCCGGGGGGCCGGCGATGGCTCGTGACATTGATGTTACGGCGGCCGAAGGGGTCGGTCTGAAGCAAACCGTTCTTGGCCTGGGCGTGGCGGCTATCCCGGATTACGAAGGTTCCGACGAATATGAGGCTGCCCCTCTCCTCCAAGTCCGGTTCAACTGGACCAACAACATGTACTTCAGTCTTCTCGGCAATACCGCCAGGGCCAACCTGATCCCGAGCGACTCATGGCATTTCGGTCCTCTTCTGCGCTACCGGGCCGAGAGAGACGACGTCGAAAACGATCGGGTGGACCGCTTGGAAGATGTCGACGCGGCCGTCGAAGCGGGGGCGTTCCTTTCCTACAACCTTCCGAACTGGGTTTTTTCGATTTCCGCCGCCCAGGACGTCGCCGACGCTCACGACGGCTATGTTGTCGATCTGGGAGCCGGATACCGCCACAAGCTTCAGGATCGGACCATGTTGACCCTTTTCGTCCAGACCACCTACGCCAGTGAAGACTACATGGATACGTATTTTGGAATCGATACGGCTGATGCGGCCCGAAGCGGCCTCAATACCTTCGAGGCGGACTCGGAGTGGAAGGATGTCGGCGTGGGCGTCCTGGTGCAGCATAATTTTTCCCCCAACTGGGGTCTGCTGGGAGCGGCCAAGTACACCAAGCTCCTCGGCGATGCTTCAGACAGCCCGATCGTCGATGAGGAGGGAGAAGAAAATCAGGGACTGATCGGCTTTATCCTGAATTACCGGTTCTGAGCCGACTCCGCTCCGCCGGAGTCAGAGGAGTACACCGCAAGGGCGGGTGGCGGGAGACACAAATCCACTGAGGGATAGACCATGACTGAACCCCAGGAAATCATTCCCATCGACAAATCCGACGGGAGAAAAGGCGGAAACCGCCCATCAGAAAGGAGAAGAGGCATGAAAAACAAAGGATTGCATTTCCACAAAGTTGTCGGGATTGCTTTCATTTCGGCCATGTTCCTGCTAGCCGCAGGACCGGCAATGGCTGGGGACATCGATGTAACGGCAGCGGAATCGATCAGTACCGAACAGACCGTCCTCGGTCTGGGCCTGGCTGTTGTCCCGGATTACGAGGGATCCGACGATTACACGGCGGCCCCTCTCCTCCAGGCACGCGTCAACTGGAGCAACAACATGTATTTCTCGCTTCTCGGCAATACCGCGAGGTTCAACTTGATCCCGAGCCAATCCTGGACTTTCGGTCCCCTTCTGCGCTACCGCGCCGAGAGAGACGACGTCGAAAACGATCGCGTGGACCGCTTGGAAGATGTCGACGCGGCCGTCGAACTGGGTGCGTTCTTTTCTTACAACCTGCCGAGCTGGATCTTCACGATTACAGCCGCCCAGGATGTCGCCGACGCCCACGACGGTTATGTTGTCGACTTGGGGGCCGGATACCGCCTCCCCTTGCAGAAACAAACGATGCTGACCTTTTTTGCCCTGACAACTTACGCCAGCGAAGACTACATGGACACCTATTTTGGAGTCGATCCGGCCGATTCCGCACGCAGCGGCCTCAATACCTTCGATGCCGATTCGGAGTGGAAGGATGTCGGTGCAGGTATTCTGGTGAATCATCGCTTTAAATCCAACTGGGGCATGATAGGGGCGGTCAAATACACCAAGCTGCTCGGCGATGCCTCGGATAGCCCCATTGTCGACGACGAAGGGGAAGATAACCAGTGGCTGTATGGCGTGATCGTGAACTACCGGTTCTAGGGACCCTTTACCGGACAGCGATAGGCACGCCCTTCAGTATCGGCAATGTGAAGCTGCCGGCACTGCCGAAGCCGAAGGCGCCGGCAGCCGGGGACAGCCGGCGGGGCCGGCTGGATCCCCGGAAAGAACGACGAGCCGGACCGCGTAGGAGTAACGCTTATGTCGCATAGGAGCATCATTCCGCCAGCAATCGATCGAGACCGCCTCGGGGCTGCCCTCGGAACGTCCGCTATCGCCTGCCTTTTCTTCCTGCTGTGGACGGCCAGCCTCCTCCCCGGCAGGGCCGCTGCCGCTGAATACGTCAGCACGCCGATGAGACTGCAGGCGAAGGACCTCCTCCCACCCCCCGTACTCCAGGGGGAGAGCTACCGCATCGACGACAGCGTCTACAACGACGGGATGTTCAACCTGTTCAGCCTTACCACCGACTACGGCCCGATGAATGCCGAGAGTGAAACGCTGCTGAACATCCTCCTGGCCGAGTTGACCGCCCTGAATGCGATGCAGCAGATGGAACGGAAGAAGGTCTTCGGAGAGGCCTTGGTCGAAGGAGTCAAGGCGCCCTTCAAGGGGGCGGCGGCGCTGGTCACCTCGCCAGTCGAGACCAGCAAGAAGATCGCCAAGGGGACCGGACAGTTCTTCAGCAACATGGGGCGGGCGATGTTCGATGACGATCCCGACCAGGACAACGCCCTCAAGGTCGCGGTCGGCTACGACGTGGCCAAGCGCAAGTTCGCCTACGAGTTCGACATCAACCCCTACACCACCAACGAGGTGGTGGCTGAACGCCTCGGCGCGATCGCCCGGGCGGCGGTGGCCGGCGGGGTGACCACGAAGGTTGCGATGGCCGCCGTCGACAGCGATGTGGTCACGGCCATGCGCGTCAGCGGCGCGGCGCAGGGGATGAAACAACTGGTTCGGGACAACCCGCCGGGGAAACTCGCGGAAATCAACGGTGAGAAGTTGGCGAAGATTGGCGTTGCCGCCCCCATGGCTACGGCTTTCCTCGACAACTACAACTTCGATCCCTATGAAGAGACCTTGCTGGTCGGAGAACTGGATGCCATGCAGGGGGTCAGGGGACGCGAGGCCCTCATCGCCCGGGCCGGCCAGGTCACCTCCCGCCGGGAAGCGGTCCTGCTCCGGCATCTGGCCCAGATGATGGGCGGCTACCACGCCAACGTCGCCCCGGTTGCCGCCATGGCGAACCTCGGCGGCATCCTCACCTTGCAGAAAACGGACGGGGGGCTGGCCATCGTCTTTCCGGCCGACCTGGTCTTCTGGACGCCGGCCCTGGAGGCGAAGATCGCCTCCTTCGAAAAGGAGGCGGGCGCGGGAGCCGCGCCGGAACTGCTCGTTTCCGGGCGCCTGGACGCTTCGGCGCGCGAGCGGCTGGCCGCCAAGGGGTGGAAGATCACCGAGAACGCCAACCCGGTCCTGTTCAAGGAGCCGCAGTCGGCCGCAAAAAAAGAGGGATAACAGCATGGCCCGCAAAATCCTCATCCCCTTCGGACCGCAGCATCCGGTTCTCCCCGAGCCGATTCACTTCGACCTGGTGACGGAGGACGAGAAGGTCATCGACGCCGTCCCCTCGATCAGCTACGTCCACCGAGGGCTGGAGCGGCTGATCGAGCATCGCGATTTCATCGACTTCGCGCATGTGGCCGACCGGATCTGCGGCCTGTGCAGCTTCATGCACTCCCTGGGGTACTGCCAGGCCGTGGAGGAGATCATGGGAGTCGAGGTGCCGGAGCGCGCCCTCTACCTGCGCTCCGTCTGGGCGGAGCTGTCCCGGATCCACAGCCATGTCTTCTGGCTGGGGGTCGCCGCCGACGCCTTCGGCTTCGAGAGCCTGTTCATGCAGGCGCTGAGGTTGAGGGAGCCGGTGCTCAACATCTTCGAAGAGACCACGGGGGCCAGGGTCATCCTGGGGGTGTGCAAGGTGGGCGGCGTGCGCCGGGACATCGACGCCGCCAACCTGAAAGGAATCGTCGGCCGGCTGGCCTCCCTGAAGAAGGACCTGGAAGAACTCAGCCGCGTCTTCATCGACGACTACTCCGTGCGGCACAGGTTGTCGGGGGTCGGCGTCATTTCCCGGGAAGACGCCTACGTGCTCGGCTGCGTCGGGCCCATGGCCCGGGCGAGCGGCCTGGCCATGGATATGCGGGCCATCGGCTATGCGGCGTACAAATATCTGGAGATGGAACCGGTGGTGGAATCCGCCGGGGACTGTTATGCCCGGTGCCTGGTGCGTATCCGCGAAATTTTCCAATCGATCGACCTGATCCGGCAGGGGGCGGAAAAAATCCCCGAAGGGCCCATCGAGGTCAAGGTGACGGGGGCTCCGGACGGTGAATACTACTCCCGGGTCGAGCAGCCCCGGGGGGAGGTGATCCACTACGTCAAGGGAAACGGCTCCAGGATGCTCCAGCGGTTCCGGGTGCGCGTCCCCACCTTCAGCAACATTCCGGCGATGATCAAGGTGCTGAAGGGCTCGGAGGTCGCCGACGTGCCGAACATCATCTTGACCCTGGACCCATGCATCAGCTGCACAGAACGATGAAAAACTACTGCGGGGCCGATCTGCGGCGTTGCCGCTTACTCGGAAGCTCGACGTAGCGCTGCTACGCCTCGCTCCCTCGCTCGCTTGCGCCTTGCATCTCGGCCTCCTCGCTACGTTTTTCAATCAACTTAGTAGGGACGGGAAAATGAAAATTTTTACGATGACAAAAACGGTGGCCAAAAACCTGGCCCAGGGGCCGGCCACCCTCATGTATCCCCAGCGGGAGCGGGCGTATACCCCGATCACCCGGGGGCGAATCGAAAACGACATCGACCGGTGCATCTTCTGCGGCCTGTGCGCCAGGCGGTGCCCGACCTATGCCATCGTGGTCGGCAAGGAAGACAAGGAATGGCAGATCGACCGTCTGCGCTGCTGCACCTGCAACCTGTGCGTCGAGGTCTGTCCTGTCAAGTGCCTCTCGATGGAGAATCACTATGCGCCGTCCGTAATCGCCAGGCAGATGGCGATACAGCGGAGAAAACTCACGGTCTCCTCTCCGGAAGAGGGGTCACCTTAATGCGGAGAAGCGGCGACGGACATTCGCACAAGCCGTCTGATTTCCGGCTCGGTCTGAGAGCTGATGTCCCAGTTCGCACCAGCAAGGAAGGTAATCCTCCATGAAAGAATCGTCGAAAATTGACGCTGAAAACCAGCGTCTGCAGGAAGCGCGTGACGGGAAAGCCCTCTGGAAGAAGTGGGGGCCCTATCTCAGCGAACGGCAGTGGGGGACGGTTCGGGAGGATTATAGCGAAACGGGTGACGCCTGGGATTCCTTCACCCACGAGCAGGCCCGCTCGCGCGCCTACCGCTGGGGCGAGGACGGCATCGCCGGTATTTCCGACGACAAACAGCGCCTCTGCTTTGCTCTCGCTCTCTGGAATGGGAAGGACCCAATTCTCAAGGAACGGCTCTTCGGCTTGACCAACAGCGAAGCAAACCACGGCGAGGATGTGAAAGAGTACTACTTCTACCTCGACAGCACGCCGACCCACTCCTATATGAAGTACCTCTACAAGTACCCCCAGGCCGCCTTTCCCTACAGTGATCTGGTCGAAACCAACCGGCAGCGCAGCCGGGAGGAGCCTGAATACGAACTGCTCGACACCGGCGTCTTCGATGACGACCGCTACTTCGACGTTTTCGTGGAGTATGCCAAGGGGGATGCGGAAGACATCCTCGTGCGGATCACGGCGGCCAACCGGGGCCCGGACGCGGCCGAACTGCATCTGTTGCCGACGCTCTGGTTTCGGAACGACTGGTCGGAGTGGATTGCCGAATCTAACAGAGCCGCCGAGAAACCAGTCCTCAAGCAGATCGAGGCATCGTCAGGCGTGAGAGCGGTCGCGGCGGCTCATCCGCTGCTCGGTGAATTCATCCTCTCCTGCGAAGGCCGCGTGCCGATGCTCTTCACCGAGAACGAAACCAACCACGAACGGATTTTCAACGGACATAAAAACGAGAGCCCCTATGCCAAGGACGGCATCAACGACTGTGTGGTGCAAGGCCGGCTGGAGGCGGTGAATCCCGGCAGGCAGGGGACCAAGGTCGCGGCCCACTACAGGGCCTCTGTCGGCGCCGGCCAGACCACAGTGATTCGCCTGCGGCTCTCCCGCAGTTCACCGGACCGGAAGGGCCACCCCTTTGACGATTTCGACAAAGTCTTTGCCGACCGGCTTCGCGAAGCCGATGATTTTTACCGGTCGGTCACGCCGCCGTCGGTGAGTGAGGACGCGGCCAACGTGATGCGCCAGGCGCTTGCCGGCATGCTCTGGAGCAAGCAGTTCTTCTTCTTCGACGGTGACAACTGGCTGGACGAGCACAACTCCAACCCCCTCCACTCCGGCTATCAGAACGCCCGGAATTCGGAGTGGTTCCACATGCTGAACGAGGATGTCATCTCCATGCCCGACAAGTGGGAGTACCCCTGGTACGCGGCCTGGGACCTGGCCTTCCACACGCTGCCGCTCGCCATTGTCGATCCCGACTTCGCCAAGGAGCAGATGCAGCTGATGCTCAAAAGCGTCTACCTGCACCCCAGCGGCCAGATGCCCGCCTACGAGTGGAACTTCAGCGACGTGAACCCCCCGGTCCACGCCTTCGCGACCCTCTTCCTGCACCGGACAGAACAGGCACTGCGCGGCGAAACGGACCTCGATTTCCTCAGGGGGACCTTCAACAAGCTGCTCTTGAACTTCACCTGGTGGGTGAACCGCAAGGACCGCTTTGGCAAGAACGTCTTCGAGGGGGGCTTCCTCGGTCTCGACAACATCGGCGTCTTCGACCGCAGTGCCCCGCTCCCTACCGGCGGCCACCTGGAGCAGGCGGACGGCACGGCCTGGATGGCCCTCTTCAGCCAGAACATGCTGGAACTCGCCGTGGAACTCGCCGCCCATGACCCCAGCTACGAAGACATGGTCGAAAAGTTCGCCGAGCACTTCTATTATATCGCCGCAGCCATGAACCGGCACGATCACATGTGGGACGAGGAGGACGGCTTCTACTACGACCTCTTGTGCCTCCCCGACGGCAGTTCCCACAGGCTCAAGGTGCGCTCCATGGTGGGGCTCCTCCCCCTGTGCGCCACGACGGTGATCGAGGCGTGGCAGCGGGAGCGCGTTCCGCACGCGCTGGCTCGGATGCAGGAACGGCTGCGCCGGATTCCCGAACTTTGGAAGACCATGCACCCTACCGGCCAGAAGCATCGCGGCGTGAACGATCGGGGGATCATCGCCCTGGTCAACCCGGAGCGGCTGCGCCGGATCCTGGCAAAGATGCTCGACGAGAATGAGTTCCTGGGCCCCTGCGGCATCCGCTCACTCTCCAGGTTCCACCAGGAGCACCCGTTCGTTTATCACTCAGGCGGCCAGGAGTACCGGGTGGACTATCTGCCGGGCGAGTCGAACACCGGCATGTTCGGCGGCAACTCCAACTGGCGGGGACCGGTCTGGATGCCGGTGAACGCGATAATTATCCGGGCGCTCCTGAATTTCTACCTGTACTACGGCGACAACTTCAAGATCGAATGCCCCACCGGCTCAGGGAAGACGATGAACCTCTTCGAGGTGGCGAAGGATATCTCGGATCGTCTGGCCGGCATCTTTCTCCGCGACGAGAAGGGCAGGCGCCCCGTCTACGGCGGGTCTGCGACCTTCCAGGCCGACCCCCACTGGCGCGACCACATCCTCTTCTACGAGTACTTCCACGGCGACAACGGCGCCGGGCTCGGCGCCAGCCACCAGACCGGCTGGACCGGGCTGGTGGCCAAGACCATCCAGCTGTTTGGTCTCCTGGACGCCGGGAAAGCCCTGGCAATGGGTAAGCAGGCCGCCTTTAAAAACGAAAGATAGTAAGTGGACCATTTGGACCACGGGCAGTTCGAGGGAAAACGGCGTCAAGGAGTGACAATGCTGGAGAGAGGGAACATCGACTGGTTGGTGCGCGGGGTTGTACTGCTGGGCGTAATCACGCTCTGCGGCTGTGACGGCTTGACGATACAGGACACGTCGAGCCTGCTGATCCCCAGGTTTCAACGGTCTGAGATCTGGGGTTTTGTGGCAGGTTTTGGAACGACCTTCGCCGCCATGCCCGACTTGATCAAGATGTTCAAGCGGCGTTCAAGCAAGGGTATAAACCCGACGATGGCGGGGATCATGGGTGTTTTTCAGCTTGTCTGGATCTATTACGGCCTGTTGATTGCCTCGCGCCCGGTGATTGTGTGGAACCTGATCGCCGTGATTATCAACTTCATGGCCGTCGGAGCGTACTTTCGATTCGCCCGTAGCGAAAGCGAGCACGCAGTGAAAGGGGATGGGTAAAAAAATGATGCGACCTGACTGCTGCAAAGCAGTTGTCGGTCAAGGAGGCATAATCACAACGAGCCGAGGTGAGTTATGGACATGTTTCAGCGTGTGCTCCTGGTCGATCCGGCTACCGGATTCTACAAAACAAAAAAATACGGTTTCGACCGCTATTTCGGGCCCGTGGACCTCGGCATCCACCTTGCCGAGGAGTACCGCAGTCTCAATTTCGGGGTGGGGATCTTCGCCGGCTCCATCTTTCCGGGTTCGAACCGGCTGATCGTGACCGGGTTTTCTCCCTGCTGGCAGGGGTACTACATCAGTTCCATGGGGGGAGCGGGACTGATCTTCGACAATTTGGGGATCAACATGCTCAGTCTGGTGGGGAAGGCCCCGGTCCCGTCGGTACTCTGTCTCAACCGCCGCCACGGGGAAGAGATCGAGGTGGACGTGGTCCCGGTGCCCGTGGAGGAGATCTGGAAAGCGGGCCGTACGGGGACCTATTCCCTCACGGACCACGTCTACGAAAAGTTTGGAGGACGTTACGAAAACGACCCGCGCATACTGGTCACCGGTCCGGCGGCCCTGCATACGGACATGGGGGGAATCATGTCGGTCCCCATCAACAAGGGGAAGATCAGCTTCGTCGATACCTGGGCCGGGCGCGGCGGCCTGGGGAGCGCAATGGTCCGGAACCACGGCATCGTGGCGGTCATCTACGGCGGCACCCTGGTGGACGAGGACTTCCGCGACAACAAGGTGGCCGACGAATGGTTCAAGAACAAGTACAGCCTGCGCCTGATGCAGAAGGACATGGAGGCGACCACCAAGTACCGCTACGACGAGAAGCTCCTCACCGGAGGCACCCTCGGCGTCAACTACGCCACCATGGGAGGGAAAGTCCTGGCGTTCAACTACCGAACCATTTTCTGGACGGAGGAGGAGCGCAAGGCCCTGCACAAAAACTTTATCCTCGATCACTACCTCAAGCAGTTCAACGAGGAGACCATCACCCCCAAGCAGCAGTTCACCTGCGGGGAGCCGTGCGCCGCCGTCTGCAAGAAGATGAGCGGCATGTTCAAGAAGGACTACGAGCCCTACCAGACCATGGGACCGCTGTGCGGCATCTTCGACCAGCGGGCGGCGGAAAAGCTCAACCACCACTGCGACGCCATGGGCTTCGACGCCATCTCCGGCGGGGGGGTTCTTGCCTGGCTGATGGACCTCCTAGACGCGAAATTGCTGACTGGCGAAGAACTCGGGGTCACCCGGATGCCGCGTTGGGAGGTGGCGGAATTCGACGTGGTCGGCGATTCGATGCACAACGCCGAACTGGGGCGCGAGCTGATCGACGCGGTCCTGGAACGCCGCGGGATCCTCGATTTCCGGGAAGGTGTGCGTAAATGGTGCCGGATCCATTCCCGGGGACAGGGTACCGAACTCCAGGACCGGCTCGTACACGTCGCCTTCAGCCGGCGCGGGTGGATGGTCCCCAACCAGTACTGGGTTCCCGGAGTGCTGGCCCCGATGGCCATCATGGGCAAGTACTACATGATCTACAGCCACGACTTCGTCCCGCCGCGGACTTTGGGCAAGATGTGCGCGGAGCGCATGAAGAAGGAACTCATTCTCGACAACCTCGGTACCTGCCGCTTTCACCGCGGGTGGGCGGAGGAGATGCTCCCCGAGGCGGTGGGCTCCCTCTACGGCGTCAAGGACGAGTTCCTGCGCGCCATCGACGTTCTCGCCAGCCGACTCAATAGCCGCAACAGCCCGATTTTCTGGGAATCGAGGATGAACATCGATTATCTTCATACGTTCCTGA
This genomic interval from Desulfuromonas sp. TF contains the following:
- a CDS encoding NADH-quinone oxidoreductase subunit L, producing the protein MKILLFLIMFPLLISLLALILPRGLGSKKTVGAVANGLLCAVPIYLLITYLDRGPAFFRLESRLIDLVMLLVELAIAAFLLYLSFKAKRVLPALLVLIQTAIILTLEATAGHGLHVEHSLFVDKFSIIMALIIGIIGSAICLYAFGYMPEFHEHYKEVKDRRNTFGFLMYLFLSAMFGIVFSNNLMWLYFFWEITTVCSFLLIGYKNDEASRESAFRALNMNLIGGVVFAAGLLHLASSSGIMELDKLLRLDQGVVLLPAACLAFAGLAKSAQFPFSSWLTGAMVAPTPVSALLHSSTMVKAGVYLILRVSPIMENTAAAKMLTLIGGTSFLIAALIAISQSNAKKVLAYSTISNLGLIVACAGVNTDAAVWSALLLIIFHAVAKSLLFLCVGIIEYKLGSRDIEDMDYLIMRLPKLTAVMMIGMAGMFLAPFGMIISKFITLKAFVESNPAMVVILAYGSAATVLFWTKWMGKIMTIRHGVAEVVEHRVSRWEWTTLGILAVATVAVCLTFPFISFHVIDPWLRELFGTVPVVDTFNVLVVFAIMLGLLIILPLGLLYYAFVDKTYKRVGIYLGGGNIDNNTFEGAMASTQTIQMKNYYLERYFGEERLFNVGLFVSLTLTFIMFGAAAI
- a CDS encoding respiratory chain complex I subunit 1 family protein encodes the protein MNGINELMSSLNIFERMLAFVLIAPLAGGVLAGIDRKLSARLQGRYGPPVLQPFFDVFKLFRKERIIVNKFQDFTIVLFLLFTVFSGALFFSGADLLLTVFSLALAGTFFILGGFCVGSPFSHLGAQREILQMVAYEPMVILMAVGMYQATGSFKVAEITNFQAPLVLWLPGVFAGFLYILTIKFRKSPFDLSMSHHAHQEIVRGITTEFSGPALVLIEISHWYETVLLLGIVYLFFAFNPWLAFAVAAAAFLFEILIDMCYARFKWQLTFFSSWLFTAVAGVSNILVLSLMR
- a CDS encoding NADH-quinone oxidoreductase subunit B family protein; amino-acid sequence: MGWFKRSPWVLHYNATSCNGCDIELIASLTPLYDLERFGIINTGNPKHADILAVTGSVNGNSGKVVRNLYDQMPNPKAVIAVGICATSGCVFQDCYNVQGGVDKVLPVDVYVPGCAARPESIIDGVLQACEILEEKYAQRKRVAKS
- a CDS encoding NADH-quinone oxidoreductase subunit C, with amino-acid sequence MTELQEIIPIDKSDLVGLVAEMFAEGYRLVQIGCSTLADGYELTWSFDRDYRFRSLRITAAPEEEVPSISVIYPNAFLYENEIHDLFGVVITHIAVDYRGSLYRTAIGKPFSVDNVKLPEPPKRKAPVSGEKPETGLIGGSHKQQGENE
- a CDS encoding MipA/OmpV family protein, with amino-acid sequence MKKQIPYSCKVAVFFSALFLLAGGPAMARDIDVTAAEGVGLKQTVLGLGVAAIPDYEGSDEYEAAPLLQVRFNWTNNMYFSLLGNTARANLIPSDSWHFGPLLRYRAERDDVENDRVDRLEDVDAAVEAGAFLSYNLPNWVFSISAAQDVADAHDGYVVDLGAGYRHKLQDRTMLTLFVQTTYASEDYMDTYFGIDTADAARSGLNTFEADSEWKDVGVGVLVQHNFSPNWGLLGAAKYTKLLGDASDSPIVDEEGEENQGLIGFILNYRF
- a CDS encoding MipA/OmpV family protein, which encodes MKNKGLHFHKVVGIAFISAMFLLAAGPAMAGDIDVTAAESISTEQTVLGLGLAVVPDYEGSDDYTAAPLLQARVNWSNNMYFSLLGNTARFNLIPSQSWTFGPLLRYRAERDDVENDRVDRLEDVDAAVELGAFFSYNLPSWIFTITAAQDVADAHDGYVVDLGAGYRLPLQKQTMLTFFALTTYASEDYMDTYFGVDPADSARSGLNTFDADSEWKDVGAGILVNHRFKSNWGMIGAVKYTKLLGDASDSPIVDDEGEDNQWLYGVIVNYRF
- a CDS encoding nickel-dependent hydrogenase large subunit, which translates into the protein MARKILIPFGPQHPVLPEPIHFDLVTEDEKVIDAVPSISYVHRGLERLIEHRDFIDFAHVADRICGLCSFMHSLGYCQAVEEIMGVEVPERALYLRSVWAELSRIHSHVFWLGVAADAFGFESLFMQALRLREPVLNIFEETTGARVILGVCKVGGVRRDIDAANLKGIVGRLASLKKDLEELSRVFIDDYSVRHRLSGVGVISREDAYVLGCVGPMARASGLAMDMRAIGYAAYKYLEMEPVVESAGDCYARCLVRIREIFQSIDLIRQGAEKIPEGPIEVKVTGAPDGEYYSRVEQPRGEVIHYVKGNGSRMLQRFRVRVPTFSNIPAMIKVLKGSEVADVPNIILTLDPCISCTER
- a CDS encoding 4Fe-4S binding protein, which produces MKIFTMTKTVAKNLAQGPATLMYPQRERAYTPITRGRIENDIDRCIFCGLCARRCPTYAIVVGKEDKEWQIDRLRCCTCNLCVEVCPVKCLSMENHYAPSVIARQMAIQRRKLTVSSPEEGSP